In Caldicellulosiruptor obsidiansis OB47, a single window of DNA contains:
- a CDS encoding Uma2 family endonuclease, translating to MEVSFPNKYEYYTYEEFLTLQKEENRFKIEYDNGFIFSMAPAHPNHDRVKNKIATAFINHLGFGGMCEVFTSDIAVVFENQNEIYEFQPDIMVCCNPKLFNGPKYKGPPRLVVEILSYSTEHRDRTIKLSVYEKFQVPEYWIVDISNECIEVYSNNINGKYCSINKYKKGMTIKVFDTLVLDVNEIFSVIK from the coding sequence TTGGAAGTAAGTTTCCCCAATAAATATGAGTATTACACCTACGAAGAATTTTTGACCCTTCAAAAAGAGGAAAACCGATTTAAAATTGAATATGACAATGGCTTTATCTTTTCTATGGCCCCTGCTCATCCAAACCATGATAGAGTAAAGAACAAAATTGCAACAGCGTTTATTAATCATCTTGGATTTGGTGGCATGTGTGAAGTTTTCACAAGTGATATTGCTGTTGTCTTTGAAAATCAAAATGAAATTTACGAATTTCAGCCAGATATAATGGTATGCTGTAACCCTAAGCTTTTTAATGGTCCAAAGTACAAAGGACCCCCGCGCCTTGTTGTTGAAATACTATCATATTCGACTGAACACCGTGACAGAACAATTAAACTGTCTGTGTATGAAAAATTTCAAGTACCTGAGTACTGGATAGTTGACATTTCAAATGAGTGCATTGAGGTTTACAGCAACAATATCAATGGGAAATATTGCTCAATAAATAAATACAAAAAAGGTATGACAATAAAGGTATTTGATACCCTTGTTTTGGATGTTAATGAAATATTTAGTGTGATAAAATAA
- a CDS encoding CopG family transcriptional regulator, giving the protein MNKTTTVRVDIETYESLKKLSQQLNQPMQKVIQEALAEYKRKILLSATAEAYAALKENSKLWQEEIEERQLWENTLQDGIE; this is encoded by the coding sequence ATGAACAAGACAACAACAGTAAGAGTGGATATTGAAACATATGAAAGTTTAAAGAAACTTTCTCAACAGCTCAATCAACCAATGCAAAAGGTAATTCAGGAAGCCCTTGCAGAGTACAAAAGAAAAATTTTACTTTCAGCAACTGCTGAAGCTTATGCAGCTCTTAAAGAAAACAGTAAGCTGTGGCAGGAAGAAATTGAAGAAAGACAGCTGTGGGAAAATACATTGCAGGATGGGATTGAATAA
- a CDS encoding type II toxin-antitoxin system PemK/MazF family toxin, translated as MSAKRGEIWLVDLNPTRGHEQSGVRPAVIVSVDEFNSCPADLVVVVPITSKNKNIPLHVKIQPKESRLDRESFAKPEDIRSISKERLVKKIGKLSDGKLKEFEEKIKVLLGL; from the coding sequence ATGAGTGCAAAAAGAGGCGAAATATGGCTTGTAGATTTAAACCCAACGCGGGGACATGAACAAAGTGGTGTTCGACCAGCAGTAATAGTTTCAGTTGATGAGTTCAATTCATGTCCTGCTGACTTAGTGGTTGTTGTGCCAATCACGAGCAAAAACAAGAATATACCTCTGCATGTAAAGATCCAGCCAAAAGAAAGCAGACTTGACAGAGAGTCATTTGCAAAACCAGAAGATATACGGTCAATTTCAAAAGAAAGACTTGTAAAGAAGATTGGAAAATTGTCCGATGGGAAGTTGAAAGAATTTGAGGAGAAGATAAAGGTTTTGTTGGGGTTGTAA